Sequence from the Chloroflexota bacterium genome:
GTGTGGAGATCGGCGACGGCGGATACGTCGCCTCCGGCGTGGGTGTCGCACTCGGCGTCGGGCTGGGCGTCGGGCTGGGCGTATCCGTTGGCACGACCGTCGGCGTGGGTGTCGCACTCGGCGTCGCCGTGGGCGTGTCCGTAGAGGTCGCGCTTGGCGTCACCGTAGGTGACGCCGTAGGCGACGGCGTCGCGCTGGCCGTCGCGGTCGGTGTCGGGCTCAGCGTGACGGTCGGTGTTGCTGTGGGTGATGGGCTGGGGGTGGCCGTGGGACGGGTACGTTCCCTGCAGTCGCTCTCGTCTAGGATGGAAACCGTTCCCGCAGCGTAGTTGGTGATAAAGACACGATCGTTCCATACAGATACCCCTTGTCCGCCCTCGGTGGCATCTTGCCGCCCCACGGGCACTTTCCCCAACACACGCCCATCACCCACATCCAGTGTGTACACCGCATCCTCCGCTGCGGCAACGGCAAACAGGTGGTCTGTCGTAGGGTTATATGCGATCACGTAGGGCGCAGCCGGCAGCGTGTATACCTTCAGCTTGCGCCACGTCTTCAGATCAAAGGAGATGATAGTCCGTTCCTCCCGGCTGCTGACGAACAGCCTGCCCCCCTCCGGGTCGACGGCCACGCCCCAGGCATCCCGGGCCACAGACGCCAGGGCCCCGATGAGCTGACCCTCCCGGTCCAGGATGGTGATGCGGCCGTCCAGATGGGTGACGTAAACACGTCCATCGGCGGCGGCAATGAAAGCCGGCCACAGGCTCACGGAGACGGTACGCACCACCTCGTCGGCCCTCGCGTCTATGATCGTGACACTGTGGTCACCGAAGTTGGCCACGTACACGCGATCGCCATCCGCGGCCATACCCCAGGGCAAGGAGCCCACATCCACGGCCCCCAGCAGCTTCGCCTGCTCCACATCGATCACGGACACCCGGCGGGCATCCCGGTTCGCCATGTACACCTTTCCGTTGGCATACGCGACACCGTTCGCATGGCCGCCAGCCGTGGAGATCGTCGCCAGCCGCTGCAGCGAGTTGGCGTCCAGAACGGCGACCGCGCTGTCATCAAACAGGCCCACGAACACCTTGCCGTCGGCGGCCGCCACGCCCTTCGGATGCGCCCCCACGGGGATCGAGGCGATCAACGAGGGAACACAGACCTTCCCCGTCCCGGGAGGTGAGGGCCTCGCCGTCGGCGTCGCTCTGGGCGTAGGCGTCGGCGAAGGCGATGCCGTGAACGTCGGCGTTGGGACGGCCACCGGCGTAGCCGTAGGCGTCGGCGTGGAGATCGGCGACGGCGGATACGTCGGTGATGGCTCAGACGTGGGCGTAGGCGTCGGCAGCTCCGCCGAGGGCAGCGCGCGAATCAACACCTTGTGGAAGGTGTCATCGCCGTCGCGAAGGCTGTTCAGTCGCACGTCCGATCCGCCCGGCAGACCGTTCATCAGCACCAGATCGTCCAGGATCCACTCCGCGATCCGCCAGCGGTTGCTACCACCCTTCTGCACCTTCCGCTGGTGAACCTCGCCCGCCGCGTCGGCGTACTCGAATGCCCAGCTATCCCGCCCCTGATCCAGGTACCACACTCGAATCAGATAGCGAACATCCTCCTGAGTGCCCCCGTACCGCCATCGATCATCCACATCCAACGGGATGTAAACGCCGCCCCGCGCCAGGTCAGTCCGACGGGCATGACGGCTATAGGGCTGCCGTCTGGCCTTCGATGGCAGATCCTCCCTGACCAGATGCACCGTTCGAGTCCCCGGCCCCTCCAGCCGTTGCAGGAAGAACTCCCAGTCACCGGGGTCCCCTCCCATGCCCGTCCGGTTGAACATCAGAGGGGGATATTCACGATCGCGAAATACGATCCAGACATCCGTGGTCGTTCGCTGATCCACGCCCAGGGAGCGAGGCAGGAGATCAAAGATCTCCGGGACCTTCGCCAGCGCCTCCAACCACGGATATTGCACATCGATGAAATCCGCGTGATGGGCCAGGGCGTTCAGGACCATCCAGTAGGCGTACTCCACGGGCGCGTCATCGCCCATCGGGGCGCTGTAGGCGGGCTCGAAGGCGATCGGCACCTGCCGCCACAGGCGATCGGCGATATCCAGGGACTCCCAACCCGCGCTGTGCTGATAGCCGACAGCGTTGGCCTTGTCCGGCTGCAACCCGTTGTTCTTGTATCCGATCCCCAGCGGGACGGCCCATTCCATGATCTGCTTGCGCGTGCTCCAGGCTGAGCGTCCATGTGCGGTGCACGCCCCCGGGCCGGCCTGGATCCAGAGGGGCTTCTGCGGGAACGCCTCCGCGTACAGATTCATCGCCTCGCGAATGAAATCCATATACTCCCCGCACGTGACCTCTCTGGCCAGCTCGGCCGGATAATCGCACAGGCCCACCTGCTTGGTCGGCTGGGTCTCATCATCGATCCCTACGCCGATCCAGATCCCGGCCACCTGCGGGTCCTGGCCGTACCGGGCGCCGAAAGCCCGCACCATCTCCGCGAACGCCTCCCGCCACACGGGGTCATCATAGGCCGGCGCCCCGGCCACCGGACACCCCTCCGGCCGGAGGGCATACCCCACGCGCCTCCCGTCAACGGTCTCCTCCCGTCCCGCACGCTGATACACCCACTCAGGGGTGAAGTCCCGCAATCGGTCGAAGTCCTCGGAGCCGTAGATCATCACCGTGAATTGGACGGGTTTGGAGATCACCTGGCCGGACGCCAGCTCGACGGTCATCCCTCGCGCCTTCGCCAGGTAGCGATCATAGCCGGTCCAGTTAAACACCCCGGGAG
This genomic interval carries:
- a CDS encoding YncE family protein — its product is MRNRSFAQGTRSWLVLATALAFVVVLAALILVSRLPQHTVSSAPWMAPSSAEEVSASEPVAVPTPGASGEGFPSILYVMYDWRNQDYRTEYPEYGPIGSHIEFTWDIVNPAPGVFNWTGYDRYLAKARGMTVELASGQVISKPVQFTVMIYGSEDFDRLRDFTPEWVYQRAGREETVDGRRVGYALRPEGCPVAGAPAYDDPVWREAFAEMVRAFGARYGQDPQVAGIWIGVGIDDETQPTKQVGLCDYPAELAREVTCGEYMDFIREAMNLYAEAFPQKPLWIQAGPGACTAHGRSAWSTRKQIMEWAVPLGIGYKNNGLQPDKANAVGYQHSAGWESLDIADRLWRQVPIAFEPAYSAPMGDDAPVEYAYWMVLNALAHHADFIDVQYPWLEALAKVPEIFDLLPRSLGVDQRTTTDVWIVFRDREYPPLMFNRTGMGGDPGDWEFFLQRLEGPGTRTVHLVREDLPSKARRQPYSRHARRTDLARGGVYIPLDVDDRWRYGGTQEDVRYLIRVWYLDQGRDSWAFEYADAAGEVHQRKVQKGGSNRWRIAEWILDDLVLMNGLPGGSDVRLNSLRDGDDTFHKVLIRALPSAELPTPTPTSEPSPTYPPSPISTPTPTATPVAVPTPTFTASPSPTPTPRATPTARPSPPGTGKVCVPSLIASIPVGAHPKGVAAADGKVFVGLFDDSAVAVLDANSLQRLATISTAGGHANGVAYANGKVYMANRDARRVSVIDVEQAKLLGAVDVGSLPWGMAADGDRVYVANFGDHSVTIIDARADEVVRTVSVSLWPAFIAAADGRVYVTHLDGRITILDREGQLIGALASVARDAWGVAVDPEGGRLFVSSREERTIISFDLKTWRKLKVYTLPAAPYVIAYNPTTDHLFAVAAAEDAVYTLDVGDGRVLGKVPVGRQDATEGGQGVSVWNDRVFITNYAAGTVSILDESDCRERTRPTATPSPSPTATPTVTLSPTPTATASATPSPTASPTVTPSATSTDTPTATPSATPTPTVVPTDTPSPTPSPTPSATPTPEATYPPSPIST